The following are encoded in a window of Mycobacterium vicinigordonae genomic DNA:
- a CDS encoding long-chain-fatty-acid--CoA ligase: MTSLALNLTTAAQRYPDRVALRLDEIEIPYAGLDAASACLAGLLVARGVRPGDRVGVMLPNVPYFAVAYYGVLRAGAVVVPMNVLLKERETTFYLSDPSAKAVIAWHEFAAAAQAGADAAGAECIVVTPGEFEELICAFDPIADPVPRDDTDTAVILYTSGTTGKPKGAELTHANLRHNVATVARMVNLTADDIILGALPLFHAFGQTAGLNAAVAAGSCLTLIPRFTAERALEIIARDRVTVFEGVPTMFAAMLHSAARPDTSSLRLCISGGAAMPAEVMRSVESALDAMVLEGYGLSETSPVASFNHPDRERKPGSIGTPIADVEMRLVDPNEDGVGEIAVRGPNVMKGYWNRPQATAAAIDGDGWFRTGDLARVDEDGYFFIVDRFKDMIIRGGYNVYPREIEEVLHEHPAVREAAVIGLADELLGEEVGAAVVLLPDAEVDAAAIRDFVKDRVAAYKYPRRVWFVDELPKGPTGKIVKRAIAIPDALASK; this comes from the coding sequence TGACCAGTCTGGCCCTGAACCTGACAACGGCCGCACAGCGGTACCCCGACAGGGTGGCGCTGCGCCTCGACGAAATCGAAATCCCCTATGCCGGACTCGACGCGGCCAGCGCCTGCCTGGCCGGCTTGCTGGTTGCGCGTGGTGTGCGACCGGGTGACCGCGTCGGCGTCATGTTGCCCAACGTGCCTTATTTCGCCGTCGCCTACTACGGTGTCCTGCGGGCTGGCGCGGTCGTGGTGCCGATGAATGTGCTCCTCAAGGAGCGCGAGACCACCTTCTACCTCTCCGATCCGTCGGCCAAGGCTGTCATCGCCTGGCATGAGTTCGCCGCTGCCGCTCAGGCGGGTGCCGACGCCGCAGGTGCCGAATGCATCGTGGTCACTCCCGGTGAATTCGAAGAACTGATCTGTGCGTTCGACCCGATCGCCGATCCGGTCCCGCGCGACGACACCGATACCGCGGTGATCCTTTACACGTCGGGCACCACCGGCAAGCCCAAGGGCGCCGAACTGACCCACGCCAACCTGCGACACAACGTCGCGACAGTGGCCCGGATGGTCAACCTCACGGCCGACGACATAATCCTTGGTGCCCTACCGCTGTTTCACGCGTTCGGACAGACTGCCGGGCTGAACGCGGCGGTGGCCGCCGGAAGTTGTCTCACGTTGATACCACGCTTCACTGCGGAGCGGGCACTCGAAATCATCGCGCGTGACCGGGTGACCGTATTCGAAGGCGTCCCAACGATGTTCGCCGCAATGCTGCATAGTGCCGCACGCCCGGACACTAGTTCGCTGCGGCTGTGCATATCCGGCGGGGCGGCGATGCCGGCTGAGGTGATGCGTAGCGTCGAAAGCGCTCTTGATGCCATGGTGCTCGAAGGTTACGGACTGAGCGAGACATCGCCGGTGGCTTCGTTCAACCATCCCGATCGCGAGCGCAAGCCGGGCTCCATTGGCACGCCAATCGCCGACGTCGAGATGAGGCTGGTTGATCCGAACGAAGACGGTGTCGGCGAAATCGCCGTCCGTGGACCCAATGTCATGAAGGGCTACTGGAACCGGCCCCAAGCCACGGCCGCGGCCATCGACGGTGACGGCTGGTTCCGCACCGGCGACCTGGCACGTGTCGATGAAGACGGCTACTTCTTCATCGTCGACCGCTTCAAAGACATGATCATCCGCGGCGGTTACAACGTTTACCCGCGCGAGATCGAAGAGGTCTTGCACGAGCATCCCGCGGTTCGTGAGGCGGCGGTGATCGGCTTGGCGGACGAACTACTCGGTGAAGAGGTAGGTGCGGCCGTCGTACTGCTGCCCGATGCCGAGGTCGACGCAGCGGCGATCCGTGACTTCGTCAAGGACCGTGTCGCAGCCTACAAGTACCCCCGGCGGGTCTGGTTTGTCGACGAACTGCCCAAGGGCCCGACCGGCAAGATTGTCAAACGCGCTATCGCTATCCCGGACGCACTGGCAAGCAAATGA
- a CDS encoding cytochrome P450, whose protein sequence is MTTLDQRDLDTVDLADPSVWDDGPPYDLFERMQREAPVHFSPQRNMPDEGGFWSITRFDDVRAVSRDHRTFSSERRGIFHMDDMGVSLDIQRLQLISMDPPRHDRLKALVIKEFTPEAIGGHEGAVSQIISRVLDSVADRERFDLVADVARPIPSRVIGSLLGTPPEDDAKLVHWTNVFTAFEDPAIREQWKDTMGIVSEIIEYTQARIAQRDDSIGGNLLTAMVDAEVEGDKLNEMEIATFFVLLMSAGNDSTRATYSATMLELLRNPELLKQVRENHELIPAVVEEGLRCYPAFSFMARAATKDTELHGQQIKEGDRLLLWYIASNRDESAFPNPHKFDITREGLADKHQAFGGRGKHFCLGANLARLELRLWIQQTLERFPDLELDGDPTRVRALFLNQYNSIPVRRTS, encoded by the coding sequence ATGACAACCCTGGACCAGCGGGACCTCGATACTGTGGACCTGGCCGACCCGTCCGTTTGGGACGACGGGCCGCCTTACGACCTCTTCGAGAGGATGCAGCGCGAGGCGCCGGTGCACTTCAGCCCGCAACGCAACATGCCGGACGAGGGCGGCTTCTGGTCCATCACCCGCTTCGACGATGTCCGCGCAGTGAGCCGGGATCACCGCACCTTTTCCTCCGAGCGGCGGGGCATCTTCCACATGGACGATATGGGCGTTTCGCTGGATATCCAGAGGTTGCAACTGATTTCGATGGACCCGCCCCGCCACGATCGGCTCAAGGCGCTGGTCATCAAGGAATTCACCCCGGAAGCAATCGGTGGACATGAGGGCGCGGTCAGCCAGATCATCAGCCGTGTGCTCGACAGTGTCGCTGACCGGGAGCGATTCGATCTGGTGGCGGACGTAGCGCGTCCGATCCCGTCCCGGGTGATCGGCTCGCTGCTGGGCACGCCGCCCGAGGACGACGCCAAACTGGTGCACTGGACCAACGTTTTCACCGCCTTCGAAGATCCGGCGATCCGGGAGCAATGGAAAGACACCATGGGGATCGTCAGCGAGATCATCGAATACACCCAAGCCAGGATCGCGCAGCGCGACGACTCCATTGGCGGCAACTTGCTCACCGCCATGGTCGATGCCGAGGTCGAGGGCGACAAGCTCAACGAGATGGAAATCGCAACCTTCTTCGTCCTGCTGATGTCTGCCGGCAACGACTCGACTCGGGCCACGTACAGCGCGACGATGCTCGAGCTGCTGCGTAATCCCGAGTTGCTCAAGCAAGTACGCGAGAACCACGAGCTAATCCCGGCTGTGGTGGAGGAGGGGCTGCGCTGCTACCCGGCCTTCTCGTTCATGGCGCGCGCGGCGACCAAGGACACCGAGCTGCACGGCCAGCAGATCAAGGAAGGTGACCGCCTGCTGCTGTGGTACATCGCGTCCAACCGTGACGAGAGTGCATTCCCCAACCCGCACAAGTTCGACATCACCCGCGAGGGGCTTGCTGACAAGCACCAGGCCTTCGGCGGACGCGGCAAGCACTTCTGTTTGGGTGCCAACCTCGCCCGCCTCGAGCTGAGGTTGTGGATCCAGCAGACTCTGGAACGCTTCCCCGACCTGGAACTCGACGGCGACCCGACCCGAGTGCGCGCACTGTTCCTCAACCAGTACAACTCGATCCCGGTGCGGAGAACATCGTGA
- a CDS encoding PDR/VanB family oxidoreductase: protein MTIEQQTRARPAYREVEVDVEVRRREIVSEGVVTLTLADPSGADLPEWAPGAHIDLLMTPSLVRQYSLCGDTADRAQWQVGVLRDPHSRGGSQFVHDKLHEGATVRVRGPRNHFALVGSPRYLFVAGGIGITPMMPMIAAAEAAGADWRLIYGGRSLASMAFADDLRRHTDRVTICARDAADDNDFRGCLGSTLATPSENTLVYCCGPEGLLTAVEDGCKSWPDGSLHIERFSAKALDEPSPDALATFEVDCQRSGITLTVPQDKSIYEACEDAGVDVLGSCMEGVCGTCECDIIEGEGDHRDSVLNDAEKAQNTTIMICVSRSRSERLVLDL from the coding sequence GTGACTATCGAACAGCAAACGCGAGCCAGGCCCGCTTACCGCGAAGTCGAGGTCGACGTCGAAGTGCGGCGCCGCGAGATCGTGTCCGAAGGCGTCGTCACGTTGACCCTTGCCGACCCGTCTGGCGCAGACTTGCCGGAGTGGGCACCGGGCGCGCACATCGACCTGCTGATGACGCCATCGCTCGTACGCCAGTATTCGTTGTGCGGTGACACCGCGGACCGGGCTCAGTGGCAGGTCGGCGTGCTGCGGGATCCCCATAGCCGCGGCGGTTCGCAATTCGTGCACGACAAACTCCACGAAGGCGCCACGGTACGGGTCCGCGGTCCGCGCAACCACTTCGCGCTGGTCGGTTCGCCGCGGTACCTGTTCGTTGCGGGCGGGATCGGCATTACTCCGATGATGCCGATGATCGCTGCGGCCGAGGCGGCGGGCGCGGACTGGCGGCTAATCTACGGCGGGAGGAGCCTCGCCTCGATGGCTTTCGCCGACGACTTGCGCCGCCACACTGACCGCGTCACCATCTGTGCACGAGATGCCGCGGACGACAACGACTTCCGTGGTTGCCTCGGATCCACGCTGGCCACCCCGTCGGAGAACACCCTGGTGTATTGCTGCGGACCGGAGGGCCTGCTGACCGCGGTGGAAGACGGGTGCAAGTCCTGGCCGGACGGCAGTTTGCACATCGAGAGGTTCTCGGCCAAAGCGCTCGATGAGCCGTCGCCGGACGCATTGGCGACCTTCGAGGTGGATTGCCAACGTTCTGGCATTACTTTGACTGTGCCACAGGATAAATCAATTTACGAAGCTTGTGAGGACGCCGGTGTCGACGTGCTCGGATCGTGCATGGAAGGGGTTTGCGGAACGTGCGAATGCGACATCATCGAGGGCGAGGGTGACCACCGCGACTCCGTGCTCAACGATGCCGAGAAGGCGCAAAACACCACGATCATGATCTGCGTTTCGCGCTCCAGGTCCGAAAGGTTGGTGCTCGACCTATGA
- a CDS encoding aromatic ring-hydroxylating dioxygenase subunit alpha, protein MRSNYPFNCWYVAAAGNEIGQGLLGRRLLGKHVLLYRRKSGDIVAMEDRCLHRAYPLSAGRREGDRVICGADGFVYEHDGRLIDVPSQENVPPGARVRTYPVIERGPFVWIWLGDPGVAALRPPPRIPWYCDGTRWASTTEVLRVEANYLLLHEHYLDLTDVFVLHPEAVPPNIEVLPQLDEVEVSERSVSYSREIPASGLAPWEAEITGLPADTPGNRIEEGTFVSPALHVQRYVIATGDRSGDGKGRALLRIQGFTPETPETTHVFLQMARNFAADNVDVSEFLRNMFHDWALRDAVVLETIQRRLDEETVPRRDLNVKADRAAVRARRIALEMVDEETGRLMLNRILTVP, encoded by the coding sequence ATGAGATCGAACTATCCGTTCAACTGCTGGTATGTCGCCGCTGCCGGTAACGAGATCGGCCAGGGTCTGCTCGGGCGCCGCCTGCTCGGCAAACATGTTCTGTTGTATCGGCGCAAATCCGGAGACATAGTGGCCATGGAGGACCGCTGCCTGCACCGGGCCTATCCGCTGTCCGCTGGCCGCCGCGAAGGCGACCGGGTGATCTGTGGAGCCGACGGTTTCGTCTACGAGCATGACGGTCGCCTCATCGACGTGCCGTCGCAGGAGAACGTGCCGCCCGGCGCACGGGTGCGCACCTATCCCGTAATCGAGAGGGGACCGTTCGTCTGGATCTGGCTGGGGGACCCCGGTGTCGCCGCACTGCGGCCGCCCCCACGCATTCCGTGGTACTGCGACGGCACCCGGTGGGCAAGCACCACCGAGGTGCTGCGTGTCGAGGCGAATTACCTACTGCTACATGAGCACTACCTCGACCTCACCGATGTTTTCGTATTGCATCCCGAGGCAGTGCCGCCCAACATCGAAGTGCTGCCCCAACTCGACGAGGTCGAGGTCTCCGAAAGATCGGTCTCCTACTCCCGGGAGATTCCGGCGAGCGGGCTCGCGCCGTGGGAAGCCGAAATCACCGGCCTTCCGGCCGACACACCAGGAAACCGGATCGAGGAAGGCACGTTCGTCTCACCGGCACTGCATGTGCAACGTTATGTGATCGCCACCGGAGATCGATCCGGGGACGGGAAAGGCCGCGCGCTGTTGCGGATTCAGGGATTCACTCCCGAAACCCCGGAAACGACCCACGTCTTCCTGCAAATGGCGCGGAATTTCGCCGCCGACAACGTCGACGTCAGCGAGTTCCTGCGCAACATGTTCCATGACTGGGCACTGCGCGATGCTGTTGTGCTGGAAACGATCCAGCGTCGTCTCGACGAGGAGACCGTGCCCCGGCGCGATCTCAACGTCAAGGCCGACCGGGCCGCGGTGCGGGCGCGCCGCATCGCCCTCGAGATGGTCGACGAGGAGACCGGGCGGCTCATGCTGAACCGGATACTGACCGTGCCCTAG
- a CDS encoding succinic semialdehyde dehydrogenase — translation MSTALIEISSVTPALEALARLVQTSNDDRIIVTNAMTGAPLGQVPSCTPADVAAAAQRARSVQPAWAALPVRDRAAVLLRFHDLVLARQDEVLDLIQLENGKARRHAFEEVIDVCLTARYYAHTAANYLRPQRRQGAQLVLTQVRELHHPKGLIGIISPWNYPLTLGVSDALPAVVAGNAVLTKPDSQTPFSALWAVQLLEEAGMPSGLIQVVTGSGSQLGAPIVEHSDFLMFTGSTTVGRSVAALAGERLIECSMELGGKNALLVLDDADIGKAVDGAVRASFSNTGQLCISVERIYVPAQLWDEFTSRFAAAANQLKLSPALDYSADMGSLTSEKQLRTVSRHVDDAVQHGARVLAGGRARPDIGPFFYEPTVLSGVRDGMAAFADETFGPVVSLYRVDSEEEAIAKANDSSYGLNFSVWTSDPNRGRRVAARLQAGTVNVNEAYAAAWASVDAPMGGMKASGIGRRHGAHGILKYTESQTIAVERLLPVGTPRWLPADRYARIMTTGLRALRRLPGVK, via the coding sequence ATGAGCACGGCCCTAATCGAAATCAGCTCCGTCACGCCTGCGCTGGAAGCCCTTGCACGGCTTGTGCAAACCAGCAATGACGACCGCATCATCGTCACCAACGCGATGACGGGAGCGCCGCTCGGACAGGTGCCGTCCTGCACTCCCGCGGACGTGGCGGCGGCAGCACAGCGCGCCAGGAGCGTGCAGCCGGCTTGGGCGGCGCTGCCCGTCCGGGACCGCGCAGCGGTGCTGCTGCGCTTTCACGACCTGGTGCTTGCCCGTCAGGACGAGGTCCTCGACCTCATTCAGCTGGAGAACGGGAAGGCACGTCGGCACGCCTTCGAGGAAGTTATCGACGTCTGTCTGACCGCGCGATACTACGCGCATACGGCGGCGAATTACCTTCGCCCTCAACGCCGCCAGGGCGCCCAGCTGGTACTCACCCAGGTGAGGGAACTCCATCACCCCAAGGGATTGATCGGCATCATCTCGCCTTGGAACTATCCGCTGACCCTGGGGGTCAGCGATGCGTTGCCTGCGGTCGTGGCCGGCAACGCGGTTCTTACCAAACCCGACAGTCAAACTCCGTTTTCTGCGCTGTGGGCCGTGCAGCTCCTCGAAGAGGCCGGCATGCCCAGCGGTTTGATACAAGTCGTCACCGGTTCGGGCTCACAGCTGGGCGCACCTATCGTCGAGCATTCCGACTTTCTGATGTTCACCGGTTCGACCACCGTGGGTCGCAGCGTTGCCGCGCTAGCCGGGGAGCGCTTGATCGAGTGCTCGATGGAACTCGGTGGCAAGAACGCACTGCTAGTGCTGGACGACGCCGATATCGGCAAGGCGGTGGATGGTGCGGTACGTGCGTCATTCTCCAATACCGGGCAGTTGTGCATTTCGGTGGAGCGCATCTATGTCCCGGCACAGCTCTGGGATGAATTCACCAGTCGTTTCGCCGCTGCCGCAAACCAGTTGAAACTCTCACCGGCACTTGACTATTCAGCAGATATGGGATCGTTGACCTCCGAGAAGCAACTGCGTACGGTGAGCCGCCATGTCGATGATGCGGTGCAGCACGGTGCGAGGGTGCTCGCGGGTGGCCGAGCGCGGCCCGACATCGGTCCGTTCTTCTACGAGCCGACCGTCTTGTCCGGGGTACGGGACGGTATGGCCGCATTCGCCGACGAGACCTTCGGGCCCGTGGTCTCCCTCTACCGCGTCGATAGCGAGGAGGAGGCCATCGCCAAAGCCAACGACAGCAGCTACGGTCTCAATTTCAGTGTGTGGACCTCCGACCCGAACCGCGGGCGGCGGGTGGCCGCCCGGTTGCAGGCCGGCACCGTCAACGTCAACGAGGCCTATGCCGCCGCCTGGGCATCGGTCGACGCACCGATGGGCGGTATGAAAGCCTCTGGTATCGGTCGCCGTCACGGTGCGCACGGAATCCTGAAATACACAGAATCCCAGACGATTGCGGTTGAAAGACTGCTTCCCGTCGGCACGCCGCGATGGCTGCCAGCTGACCGATATGCGCGGATCATGACGACCGGCCTGCGGGCGCTGCGCCGACTGCCCGGCGTGAAATAG
- a CDS encoding GMC oxidoreductase codes for MAQQFDYDVVVIGSGFGGSVAALRLTEKGYSVGVLEAGRRFADDELPKTNWQVRKFFWAPRLGCTGIQRIHMLPDVLVLAGAGVGGGSLVYANTLYEPKSDAFYRDPHWAHISDWKAELAPFYNQAKRMLGVVTNPTMTRSDKVLLDVAQQMGVADTFGMTPVGVFFGPDNTKAPGVEVDDPFFGGAGPRRRGCLEVGECMTGCRHNAKNTLVKNYLYLAERAGAEIHPLTTVVNVRPQDGGYAVDTVRTGAWRRSKHTKSFTAEQVVFAAGTWGTQQLLHRMKATGTLPQVSDRLGELTRTNSEALCTASVKLRDRKGADFTQGVAITSSIHPDDKTHIEPVRYGKGSNSMALLTTVMTDGGGRIPRWVKWLGQVVRHPGQAASLYVGLRDWSQRTVIALVMQTEDNSLTLFPKRTRLGRFKLSSRQGHGVPNPTWIPSANETVRRLAREIDGAPYSSVGEILDIPMTAHFLGGCVIGDSPERGVIDPYHRMFGHPGLHVFDGSAISANLGVNPSLTITAQAERATAFWPNRGDVDTRPAIGDAYRRIRPVEPLKPVVPSGAPAALRLG; via the coding sequence ATGGCCCAGCAATTTGATTACGACGTCGTGGTGATCGGGTCCGGGTTCGGCGGATCGGTCGCCGCGTTACGCCTGACCGAAAAGGGCTATTCGGTAGGGGTTCTGGAAGCTGGACGCCGCTTCGCCGATGACGAGTTACCCAAGACCAACTGGCAGGTACGCAAGTTCTTCTGGGCACCCAGGCTGGGCTGCACAGGGATTCAGCGCATCCATATGCTCCCCGATGTTCTGGTGCTGGCCGGCGCCGGCGTGGGTGGAGGATCGCTGGTGTACGCCAACACACTTTACGAACCGAAATCCGATGCGTTCTATCGTGATCCGCACTGGGCGCACATCAGTGACTGGAAGGCCGAACTTGCGCCCTTCTACAACCAGGCGAAGCGGATGCTGGGAGTGGTGACCAACCCGACCATGACTCGCTCAGACAAGGTGCTGCTCGACGTTGCCCAGCAGATGGGCGTCGCGGACACGTTCGGCATGACCCCGGTCGGCGTGTTCTTCGGCCCGGACAACACCAAAGCCCCCGGCGTGGAGGTCGACGATCCGTTCTTCGGTGGTGCGGGTCCGCGCCGACGGGGGTGTCTGGAAGTCGGTGAGTGCATGACGGGGTGCCGGCACAACGCGAAGAACACGCTGGTGAAGAACTATCTGTATCTGGCCGAGCGAGCCGGCGCGGAAATCCATCCATTGACAACGGTGGTCAATGTACGGCCCCAAGACGGCGGATACGCGGTGGACACGGTGCGCACTGGTGCATGGCGCCGTAGCAAGCACACGAAATCCTTTACAGCCGAACAGGTTGTCTTTGCTGCCGGCACCTGGGGAACCCAGCAATTGCTACACCGGATGAAGGCAACCGGCACCTTGCCGCAGGTGTCGGACCGCCTCGGTGAGCTGACCCGAACGAATTCCGAGGCGCTGTGCACCGCGAGCGTCAAACTGCGCGACCGCAAAGGTGCGGACTTCACCCAGGGCGTCGCGATTACATCGTCAATTCATCCCGATGACAAGACGCACATCGAACCCGTCCGCTACGGCAAGGGTTCCAATTCCATGGCACTGCTGACCACCGTGATGACCGACGGTGGCGGCAGGATCCCCCGCTGGGTCAAGTGGCTCGGTCAGGTGGTGCGCCACCCGGGCCAGGCCGCATCGCTGTACGTCGGATTGCGAGACTGGTCGCAGCGCACCGTGATTGCGCTGGTGATGCAGACAGAAGACAACTCGTTGACCCTGTTTCCCAAACGCACCCGGCTCGGCCGGTTCAAGCTGTCCTCGCGTCAAGGTCACGGAGTGCCGAATCCGACGTGGATTCCGTCTGCCAACGAGACGGTACGCAGACTCGCTCGCGAGATCGACGGGGCGCCCTACAGCAGCGTCGGTGAGATCCTCGACATCCCGATGACCGCGCACTTCCTGGGTGGCTGTGTCATCGGTGACTCACCGGAGCGCGGGGTCATCGACCCGTATCACCGCATGTTCGGCCACCCCGGGCTGCATGTATTCGACGGGTCGGCGATCTCGGCCAACCTCGGCGTCAACCCGTCACTGACTATTACCGCACAAGCCGAACGGGCCACCGCCTTCTGGCCGAATCGAGGCGACGTCGACACTCGTCCCGCCATCGGGGATGCGTACCGGCGAATCCGTCCGGTAGAACCGCTCAAGCCCGTTGTGCCGTCCGGCGCGCCGGCGGCACTTCGGTTGGGATGA
- a CDS encoding alpha/beta fold hydrolase yields the protein MSFSTGTVQSADGTTVSHRIVGEGGAPVVLVHGGIQAAQNFQRLAEMLSSRFTVYVPDRRGRRPGVPAGADYGLAREGEDLDALLRLSGARRLFGLSSGAVIALYTAIQYGAIDRLALYEPPLTIDGAEPAAWLPQFEEALAGSGPAAAVTAVLKGTGDRSLLQGLPAWLLTGLARIALAVDAKTTGPQDITLRDLVPTMRLDGIATLQSVTLVNPRIDELRARVLLLGGEKSAQALHLGLDALMRRLPDAKRVELKKIGHVAADNRGKPQQVARLLEDFWAD from the coding sequence ATGAGTTTCAGTACCGGCACGGTGCAATCAGCTGACGGAACGACGGTCTCGCACCGCATCGTCGGCGAAGGCGGTGCACCGGTGGTTCTCGTGCACGGCGGAATCCAAGCAGCACAGAACTTTCAGCGGCTCGCCGAGATGCTGAGTTCCCGCTTCACGGTGTACGTCCCCGACCGCCGCGGCCGCCGGCCGGGCGTGCCGGCGGGTGCGGACTACGGGCTCGCGCGGGAGGGAGAGGATCTCGACGCGCTGCTACGCCTATCGGGGGCACGCCGCCTCTTCGGCTTGAGTTCGGGCGCGGTCATAGCGCTCTACACGGCCATTCAGTACGGCGCCATCGACAGGCTCGCGCTCTACGAGCCGCCGCTGACCATCGACGGCGCCGAGCCCGCGGCGTGGCTGCCTCAGTTTGAGGAGGCTCTGGCCGGTTCGGGTCCCGCGGCCGCGGTCACTGCGGTGCTCAAGGGGACCGGTGATCGCTCGCTGCTGCAGGGCTTACCGGCCTGGTTGCTGACTGGCCTGGCCCGGATCGCTCTTGCGGTTGACGCGAAAACAACTGGCCCACAAGATATTACCCTTCGCGACCTAGTCCCCACCATGCGCCTGGACGGGATCGCCACGCTGCAGTCCGTGACGCTGGTGAACCCACGCATCGACGAACTGCGCGCGCGGGTGTTACTGCTCGGCGGGGAGAAGAGCGCTCAGGCGCTCCATCTCGGACTCGACGCGCTGATGCGGCGCCTACCCGATGCCAAGCGCGTCGAACTCAAGAAGATTGGGCACGTCGCAGCCGACAATCGCGGAAAGCCTCAGCAGGTCGCGCGACTGCTCGAGGACTTCTGGGCGGACTAG
- a CDS encoding amidohydrolase family protein, with amino-acid sequence MRIVTVEEHFEHPEVSRRVLELDGPPSGLPAEVLDKFGSIFNDDRDAATRLDGHRLAHMDAVGVDVQVVSHGNGSPSALAAPESVALCRQVNDDLAQQISEHPDRFRGFATLPLYDPAAAAEELRRCVGDLGFVGALIAGTFQGLFLDDSRFDPILAAAEAVDLPIYVHPGLPHPQVSRPYYFGDWSAAVGVVFSGPAFGWHAEAGIHVIRLILSGALDRHSGLKLLSGHWGEVMAFWLERLDETFALVRAGHDRDVSDYYRQQIWVTPSGMFNQHQLHHVVAELGAERIVYSEDFPYVKRDNVTEFLTDSGLSEHQQHAIAHGNVEALLRI; translated from the coding sequence ATGCGAATCGTCACCGTCGAAGAACACTTCGAGCATCCGGAGGTGAGCCGTCGGGTGCTGGAGCTCGACGGCCCGCCTAGCGGGCTCCCGGCCGAGGTACTCGACAAGTTCGGTTCGATCTTCAACGACGACCGCGACGCCGCGACCCGGCTGGACGGGCACCGGTTAGCGCACATGGATGCCGTAGGTGTCGACGTCCAAGTCGTCTCGCACGGCAACGGAAGCCCGAGTGCGCTCGCCGCGCCCGAATCGGTAGCTCTGTGCCGTCAGGTGAACGATGATCTCGCACAGCAGATTTCTGAGCATCCCGACCGTTTCCGCGGCTTTGCCACCCTCCCCCTCTACGATCCCGCCGCGGCAGCCGAAGAGCTGCGCCGTTGCGTCGGCGACCTCGGGTTTGTCGGCGCTTTGATCGCGGGAACGTTCCAGGGTCTCTTCCTCGACGACTCCCGCTTCGACCCGATCCTTGCCGCAGCCGAGGCGGTAGACCTGCCGATCTACGTGCACCCTGGGCTGCCGCACCCACAGGTCTCGCGCCCCTACTACTTTGGCGACTGGTCGGCGGCCGTCGGCGTGGTGTTCTCCGGGCCTGCGTTCGGGTGGCACGCGGAGGCGGGCATCCACGTCATCCGGCTAATTCTGTCCGGGGCGTTGGACCGTCACTCCGGTCTGAAACTACTGAGCGGGCACTGGGGTGAGGTAATGGCATTTTGGCTCGAGCGACTCGATGAGACTTTCGCGCTCGTTCGCGCGGGCCACGACCGCGACGTCAGCGACTACTACCGACAGCAAATCTGGGTGACCCCGTCGGGAATGTTCAACCAGCATCAGCTCCACCACGTGGTAGCCGAACTGGGCGCCGAACGGATCGTCTACTCCGAGGACTTCCCCTACGTCAAACGCGACAATGTCACCGAATTCCTGACTGATTCGGGTCTTTCCGAGCACCAGCAGCACGCAATCGCACACGGCAACGTCGAAGCGCTACTACGGATCTGA